From a single Ornithodoros turicata isolate Travis chromosome 8, ASM3712646v1, whole genome shotgun sequence genomic region:
- the LOC135366918 gene encoding sorting nexin-13-like isoform X1, whose product MITRKAGPLLRQFRVLEMSLGALGWVGLSVILFWSTFGLWTCLLLPLCVLVTLLGIISMGYLLEYHRQLESCVVLPVSDVSESHSSRGLPQITPVILNPPRKPQYSRYLTGHRAIDGPLSEVLHYVLRDYVYTWYRSLSNDEAFIDHIRDLVHEIIVNFSSRAQGVDWVQYLTIQLVDDFASHLRLFRQAQMKLKLKKEDESSKNADLLTLFFNLETAMERSLCRDLVCISKEREIEYLQQVGDVLLYLLLPPDDFHNKVMRIFVRELLVNTVLLPVINLVSDPDYINQTIVWMCRNSAPTSDEFLTVLKCTDSVSELESVKEIVTHEIAVQRSRDTGGDDDTVIKKQLNSLNYVMKVVENRIQRLCDGTVDTDSTGLPCQIDWKRMTAPGVELFQLPFEVVLGNNIALSYFIEFMTSNGSQKYVSFYLHAEGYKVAAQQMLSQVHTTEDRNANIECLREAAFHIYDTYLSEKASSRIIVDEQLVKKLLCKLRVEPPDEFWFDDIQRKVASVMQEDQYFPSFLKTDAYIKLLAELDLLKDLGSKSDEEDSFCGTKSAGSGDDCGSLNSLDQEEDPLEFAKEITITVHAPQEPPIFKGSEIFLNASIYSVGLERDSSTTFAVYAISVIRDGAQMEEERWCTYRRYSDFDDFHIALLEKFPKLSRLPFPGKKTFNNLSHQFLDQRKDQLNKFLKSVLDREVISAHPGLCEMALNFLQPGPYERGKKQRARTVGALVNPLKSSVRNMGNMVKNAPENLFDGLRDSIIKVMRSRPTATSVEVLIEENSKVGAAIDTETQDNIPLRIMLLLMDEVFDLKSKNQWLRRRIVVILRQIIKATFGDTINRKIVDYVEWNASAEKIAEYITALKDALWPSGCPAQPQPERDINTRMRTRVAAKMIMLCSLTDELKHIIGSDTTRRGMLCVFEMFQHAALNRRLAYVLLEGFLATLFPKNKFNELFRKMHGPSPSISTASISSDPSRSSQMTPDMGKRLDVR is encoded by the exons ATGATCACACGAAAGGCAGGCCCCCTGTTAAGACAGTTTAGGGTCCTAGAG ATGTCACTGGGAGCCTTGGGTTGGGTAGGGTTATCTGTGATACTCTTCTGGTCAACATTCGGTTTGTGGACGTGCCTGCTGTTGCCATTGTGTGTGCTTGTTACGCTCCTTGG CATTATTTCCATGGGTTATTTATTGGAATACCATCGGCAGCTGGAGTCCTGCGTAGTACTTCCCGTTTCAGATGTTTCAGAAAGTCATTCTTCCCGTGGTTTGCCACAG ATAACGCCAGTCATTCTAAACCCCCCAAGAAAACCCCAGTACAGTCGATACCTCACGGGTCATAGGGCCATTGATGGCCCACTCTCCGAG GTTCTTCATTACGTCCTCAGAGACTATGTGTACACGTGGTACAGGAGCCTGTCCAATGACGAGGCCTTCATTGACCACATTAGAGATCTGGTACATGAAATTATAGTAAATTTTTCGTCCAG GGCCCAAGGGGTGGACTGGGTCCAGTATCTTACCATTCAGTTAGTCGACGATTTTGCGTCTCATTTACGATTATTCCGACAAGCGCAGATGAAGCTGAAGTTAAAGAAAGAGGATG AATCTTCGAAGAATGCGGATCTGCTGACGTTGTTCTTCAACTTGGAGACAGCAATGGAGCGTAGCCTGTGCCGTGATCTAGTCTGTATTTCAAAAGAACGTGAGATAG AGTATCTACAACAAGTCGGTGACGTTCTTCTGTACTTGCTACTGCCTCCCGATGATTTTCACAACAAAGTCATGCGAATTTTTGTTAGG GAGCTGCTCGTCAACACAGTCCTGCTTCCAGTGATAAATCTAGTGTCCGATCCTGATTACATCAATCAAACTATAGTGTGGATG tgCCGGAATTCCGCACCCACAAGTGACGAATTCTTGACTGTGCTGAAGTGCACGGACAGCGTGAGCGAGCTGGAGTCTGTTAAGGAGATCGTGACCCACGAAATTGCAGTGCAGAGGTCACGCGATACAGGAGGAGATGATG ATACAGTTATCAAGAAACAGCTGAACAGTCTGAACTATGTGATGAAGGTTGTTGAAAACAGAATTCAGCGTTTGTGTGACGGCACTGTCGATACAGACTCAACTGGGCTGCCGTGT CAAATTGACTGGAAAAGAATGACAGCACCAGGGGTGGAGCTGTTCCAACTACCGTTCGAAGTGGTTCTGGGGAACAACATAGCACTGTCCTACTTCATTG AATTCATGACATCAAATGGATCACAGAAGTATGTCTCATTTTACCTCCACGCAGAA GGGTACAAGGTAGCAGCACAGCAGATGTTGAGTCAAGTGCATACGACGGAGGACCGTAATGCAAATATCGAGTGCCTAAGGGAGGCTGCATTTCATATTTATGACACTTACCTCTCTGAAAAG GCATCATCTCGAATCATTGTGGATGAGCAGCTGGTGAAGAAGCTCCTGTGCAAATTGAGGGTAGAGCCCCCTGACGAATTCTGGTTCGACGATATTCAAAGAAAG GTGGCGTCAGTGATGCAGGAAGATCAGTACTTTCCGAGCTTCCTGAAAACAGATGCCTACATAAAGCTGTTGGCAGAGCTCGACCTACTGAAAGATCTAGGATCCAAGTCCGACGAAGAAG ATTCTTTCTGTGGGACCAAGTCTGCTGGAAGTGGA GATGACTGTGGCAGTTTAAACTCACTGGACCAGGAAGAAGACCCCTTAGAGTTTGCAAAAGAAATCACCATAACAGTGCATGCACCTCAAGAGCCACCTATTTTCAAGGGGTCCGAAATATTCCTTAATGCTAGCATATATAGCGTAG GTTTGGAGCGGGACTCCAGCACAACATTTGCTGTGTATGCCATCTCTGTGATAAGAGATGGAGCCCAAATGGAAGAAGAGCGATGGTGCACCTACAGGAGGTACAGCGACTTCGATGACTTTCATATTGCTCTGCTCGAGAAG TTTCCGAAGTTGTCTCGCCTACCATTTCCTGGAAAGAAAACCTTCAATAATCTAAGCCACCAGTTCCTGGATCAGAGGAAGGATCAACTCAATAAGTTCTTGAAAAGTGTTCTCGATAGAGAAGTTATTTCAGCCCATCCCGGGTTGTGCGAAATGGCCTTGAACTTTCTCCAGCCTGGGCCATATGAGAGGGGGAAGAAGCAGCGTGCCAGAACC GTGGGCGCTCTAGTCAATCCTCTGAAGTCATCCGTCCGAAACATGGGGAACATGGTGAAAAATGCCCCAGAAAACCTGTTTGATGGCCTTCGTGACAGCATAATTAAGGTCATGCGCAGCAGGCCAACTGCAACGTCCGTCGAGGTTCTCATTGAAGAAAATAGCAAAGTGGGAGCGGCGATTGATACGGAG ACGCAAGATAACATTCCATTAAGAATTATGCTTTTGCTTATGGATGAAGTATTTGATCTCAAGAGCAAGAATCAGTGGCTGAGGAGGCGTATTGTAGTCATACTAAGACAGATCATCAAGGCAACATTTGGTGACACCATCAACAG GAAAATAGTCGATTATGTCGAATGGAATGCTTCTGCAGAAAAGATTGCAGAATACATTACTGCTCTCAA AGATGCACTGTGGCCCAGTGGCTGCCCAGCACAGCCGCAACCGGAAAGAGATATTAATACTAGAATGCGGACACGTGTGGCTGCAAAGATGATAATGCTGTGCAGTCTGACAG ACGAGCTGAAACACATCATCGGGAGTGACACAACACGACGTGGCATGTTGTGTGTCTTTGAGATGTTCCAGCACGCGGCGCTCAATAGACGTCTGGCCTATGTGTTACTCGAGGGATTTCTGGCCACCTTGTTTCCAAAAAACAAGTTCAACGAGCTCTTCCGCAAGATGCACGGGCCCTCACCTTCCATCTCGACTGCGTCGATATCGTCGGACCCAAGCCGTTCGAGTCAAATGACGCCGGACATGGGAAAGCGGCTGGATGTTAGATGA
- the LOC135366918 gene encoding sorting nexin-13-like isoform X2 produces MSLGALGWVGLSVILFWSTFGLWTCLLLPLCVLVTLLGIISMGYLLEYHRQLESCVVLPVSDVSESHSSRGLPQITPVILNPPRKPQYSRYLTGHRAIDGPLSEVLHYVLRDYVYTWYRSLSNDEAFIDHIRDLVHEIIVNFSSRAQGVDWVQYLTIQLVDDFASHLRLFRQAQMKLKLKKEDESSKNADLLTLFFNLETAMERSLCRDLVCISKEREIEYLQQVGDVLLYLLLPPDDFHNKVMRIFVRELLVNTVLLPVINLVSDPDYINQTIVWMCRNSAPTSDEFLTVLKCTDSVSELESVKEIVTHEIAVQRSRDTGGDDDTVIKKQLNSLNYVMKVVENRIQRLCDGTVDTDSTGLPCQIDWKRMTAPGVELFQLPFEVVLGNNIALSYFIEFMTSNGSQKYVSFYLHAEGYKVAAQQMLSQVHTTEDRNANIECLREAAFHIYDTYLSEKASSRIIVDEQLVKKLLCKLRVEPPDEFWFDDIQRKVASVMQEDQYFPSFLKTDAYIKLLAELDLLKDLGSKSDEEDSFCGTKSAGSGDDCGSLNSLDQEEDPLEFAKEITITVHAPQEPPIFKGSEIFLNASIYSVGLERDSSTTFAVYAISVIRDGAQMEEERWCTYRRYSDFDDFHIALLEKFPKLSRLPFPGKKTFNNLSHQFLDQRKDQLNKFLKSVLDREVISAHPGLCEMALNFLQPGPYERGKKQRARTVGALVNPLKSSVRNMGNMVKNAPENLFDGLRDSIIKVMRSRPTATSVEVLIEENSKVGAAIDTETQDNIPLRIMLLLMDEVFDLKSKNQWLRRRIVVILRQIIKATFGDTINRKIVDYVEWNASAEKIAEYITALKDALWPSGCPAQPQPERDINTRMRTRVAAKMIMLCSLTDELKHIIGSDTTRRGMLCVFEMFQHAALNRRLAYVLLEGFLATLFPKNKFNELFRKMHGPSPSISTASISSDPSRSSQMTPDMGKRLDVR; encoded by the exons ATGTCACTGGGAGCCTTGGGTTGGGTAGGGTTATCTGTGATACTCTTCTGGTCAACATTCGGTTTGTGGACGTGCCTGCTGTTGCCATTGTGTGTGCTTGTTACGCTCCTTGG CATTATTTCCATGGGTTATTTATTGGAATACCATCGGCAGCTGGAGTCCTGCGTAGTACTTCCCGTTTCAGATGTTTCAGAAAGTCATTCTTCCCGTGGTTTGCCACAG ATAACGCCAGTCATTCTAAACCCCCCAAGAAAACCCCAGTACAGTCGATACCTCACGGGTCATAGGGCCATTGATGGCCCACTCTCCGAG GTTCTTCATTACGTCCTCAGAGACTATGTGTACACGTGGTACAGGAGCCTGTCCAATGACGAGGCCTTCATTGACCACATTAGAGATCTGGTACATGAAATTATAGTAAATTTTTCGTCCAG GGCCCAAGGGGTGGACTGGGTCCAGTATCTTACCATTCAGTTAGTCGACGATTTTGCGTCTCATTTACGATTATTCCGACAAGCGCAGATGAAGCTGAAGTTAAAGAAAGAGGATG AATCTTCGAAGAATGCGGATCTGCTGACGTTGTTCTTCAACTTGGAGACAGCAATGGAGCGTAGCCTGTGCCGTGATCTAGTCTGTATTTCAAAAGAACGTGAGATAG AGTATCTACAACAAGTCGGTGACGTTCTTCTGTACTTGCTACTGCCTCCCGATGATTTTCACAACAAAGTCATGCGAATTTTTGTTAGG GAGCTGCTCGTCAACACAGTCCTGCTTCCAGTGATAAATCTAGTGTCCGATCCTGATTACATCAATCAAACTATAGTGTGGATG tgCCGGAATTCCGCACCCACAAGTGACGAATTCTTGACTGTGCTGAAGTGCACGGACAGCGTGAGCGAGCTGGAGTCTGTTAAGGAGATCGTGACCCACGAAATTGCAGTGCAGAGGTCACGCGATACAGGAGGAGATGATG ATACAGTTATCAAGAAACAGCTGAACAGTCTGAACTATGTGATGAAGGTTGTTGAAAACAGAATTCAGCGTTTGTGTGACGGCACTGTCGATACAGACTCAACTGGGCTGCCGTGT CAAATTGACTGGAAAAGAATGACAGCACCAGGGGTGGAGCTGTTCCAACTACCGTTCGAAGTGGTTCTGGGGAACAACATAGCACTGTCCTACTTCATTG AATTCATGACATCAAATGGATCACAGAAGTATGTCTCATTTTACCTCCACGCAGAA GGGTACAAGGTAGCAGCACAGCAGATGTTGAGTCAAGTGCATACGACGGAGGACCGTAATGCAAATATCGAGTGCCTAAGGGAGGCTGCATTTCATATTTATGACACTTACCTCTCTGAAAAG GCATCATCTCGAATCATTGTGGATGAGCAGCTGGTGAAGAAGCTCCTGTGCAAATTGAGGGTAGAGCCCCCTGACGAATTCTGGTTCGACGATATTCAAAGAAAG GTGGCGTCAGTGATGCAGGAAGATCAGTACTTTCCGAGCTTCCTGAAAACAGATGCCTACATAAAGCTGTTGGCAGAGCTCGACCTACTGAAAGATCTAGGATCCAAGTCCGACGAAGAAG ATTCTTTCTGTGGGACCAAGTCTGCTGGAAGTGGA GATGACTGTGGCAGTTTAAACTCACTGGACCAGGAAGAAGACCCCTTAGAGTTTGCAAAAGAAATCACCATAACAGTGCATGCACCTCAAGAGCCACCTATTTTCAAGGGGTCCGAAATATTCCTTAATGCTAGCATATATAGCGTAG GTTTGGAGCGGGACTCCAGCACAACATTTGCTGTGTATGCCATCTCTGTGATAAGAGATGGAGCCCAAATGGAAGAAGAGCGATGGTGCACCTACAGGAGGTACAGCGACTTCGATGACTTTCATATTGCTCTGCTCGAGAAG TTTCCGAAGTTGTCTCGCCTACCATTTCCTGGAAAGAAAACCTTCAATAATCTAAGCCACCAGTTCCTGGATCAGAGGAAGGATCAACTCAATAAGTTCTTGAAAAGTGTTCTCGATAGAGAAGTTATTTCAGCCCATCCCGGGTTGTGCGAAATGGCCTTGAACTTTCTCCAGCCTGGGCCATATGAGAGGGGGAAGAAGCAGCGTGCCAGAACC GTGGGCGCTCTAGTCAATCCTCTGAAGTCATCCGTCCGAAACATGGGGAACATGGTGAAAAATGCCCCAGAAAACCTGTTTGATGGCCTTCGTGACAGCATAATTAAGGTCATGCGCAGCAGGCCAACTGCAACGTCCGTCGAGGTTCTCATTGAAGAAAATAGCAAAGTGGGAGCGGCGATTGATACGGAG ACGCAAGATAACATTCCATTAAGAATTATGCTTTTGCTTATGGATGAAGTATTTGATCTCAAGAGCAAGAATCAGTGGCTGAGGAGGCGTATTGTAGTCATACTAAGACAGATCATCAAGGCAACATTTGGTGACACCATCAACAG GAAAATAGTCGATTATGTCGAATGGAATGCTTCTGCAGAAAAGATTGCAGAATACATTACTGCTCTCAA AGATGCACTGTGGCCCAGTGGCTGCCCAGCACAGCCGCAACCGGAAAGAGATATTAATACTAGAATGCGGACACGTGTGGCTGCAAAGATGATAATGCTGTGCAGTCTGACAG ACGAGCTGAAACACATCATCGGGAGTGACACAACACGACGTGGCATGTTGTGTGTCTTTGAGATGTTCCAGCACGCGGCGCTCAATAGACGTCTGGCCTATGTGTTACTCGAGGGATTTCTGGCCACCTTGTTTCCAAAAAACAAGTTCAACGAGCTCTTCCGCAAGATGCACGGGCCCTCACCTTCCATCTCGACTGCGTCGATATCGTCGGACCCAAGCCGTTCGAGTCAAATGACGCCGGACATGGGAAAGCGGCTGGATGTTAGATGA
- the LOC135366923 gene encoding uncharacterized protein LOC135366923, with amino-acid sequence MTDRSSSDSSSSRKGREGSTTAYRDLYDADVSDEDTPKEPSEPFIEDKRRRKSSGALFVPSRSAPAVKSDEAPRTEEEPKLETIKEGTVDESTVTDGSDEREHLLAPTPRRGAMVSKWNDQNIFQTLRARQASLTSDEVVFSSENRYHKFLAVLAVVTLYILMYVIGGFVYYVLDRNGYTIGYPGYLNNTSTRAPVRSIRDIRRILRG; translated from the coding sequence ATGACCGACAGGTCTTCCAGTGACTCCAGCAGCTCCAGAAAAGGTCGAGAGGGATCAACAACAGCGTACAGGGATCTTTACGATGCTGACGTATCCGACGAAGACACTCCTAAGGAACCTTCTGAGCCCTTCATCGAAGACAAACGTCGTCGGAAGTCGTCGGGAGCCTTGTTTGTGCCTTCAAGGAGTGCCCCAGCAGTTAAGAGCGACGAAGCGCCGCGTACCGAAGAGGAACCCAAGCTGGAGACAATCAAGGAAGGGACTGTCGACGAAAGCACGGTCACCGACGGCTCGGACGAACGCGAGCACCTTTTGGCACCGACGCCGAGACGCGGTGCCATGGTGTCCAAATGGAACGACCAGAACATTTTCCAGACATTGAGGGCTCGCCAGGCGTCGCTGACATCGGATGAAGTGGTGTTTAGTTCTGAGAACAGATATCACAAGTTCTTGGCCGTACTGGCTGTAGTGACGCTCTATATTTTGATGTACGTTATAGGAGGATTTGTGTACTACGTCCTGGATCGCAATGGGTACACGATAGGGTACCCTGGGTACCTGAACAATACGAGTACGCGCGCGCCGGTGCGCTCGATTCGCGATATAAGGCGTATACTGCGAGGATAG